The Desulfosporosinus acidiphilus SJ4 genome has a window encoding:
- a CDS encoding site-specific integrase — protein sequence MKPTDFSKRLTDFLICYLPGEKGVSKNTIASYKDTFILFLTFMKDEKGIPANKLLLKQLTKENIVDFLDWIEESRHCCTATRNVRLAALHSFFHYLQYQCPENLLEWQRILSIPVKRTEKTSINYLSLEGIRLLLEEPDRLTRNGRRDLALLSLMYDSGARVQEIIDLTPSMVRFDVPCTIKLIGKGNKARIVPLLDAQMKFLKMYMAEQKLLEPYANMYPLFSNSRKEKLTRAGVNYILAKYAMQARTKNPSMIPEKLSCHTLRHSKAMHLLQSGVNLVYIRDILGHTSIQVTEVYARTDSRQKRAAIEKAYTDVTPEATPIWLANDDLLEWLKSFSK from the coding sequence ATGAAACCAACTGATTTCTCGAAGAGATTGACCGATTTCCTGATCTGTTATCTACCCGGTGAAAAAGGTGTTAGTAAAAATACCATTGCATCCTATAAAGATACGTTTATTCTCTTTCTAACATTTATGAAAGATGAGAAAGGAATTCCAGCCAACAAGCTGTTACTCAAACAATTAACTAAAGAAAATATTGTGGATTTTCTGGACTGGATTGAGGAATCCCGGCATTGTTGTACAGCAACACGAAATGTACGCCTTGCTGCCCTGCATTCTTTTTTTCATTACCTACAATACCAGTGCCCAGAAAACCTGCTGGAATGGCAGAGAATACTCTCTATTCCGGTAAAAAGGACAGAAAAGACATCTATTAATTATCTTTCATTGGAAGGTATCCGGTTACTTCTTGAAGAACCGGATCGTTTAACCCGTAATGGGCGAAGAGACCTTGCATTATTGTCACTTATGTATGACAGTGGCGCACGTGTCCAGGAAATCATAGATTTGACACCTTCTATGGTGCGCTTTGATGTACCTTGTACAATAAAATTGATTGGAAAAGGTAATAAGGCTAGGATCGTTCCGCTTCTTGATGCACAGATGAAATTTCTCAAAATGTATATGGCAGAGCAAAAGCTTCTGGAACCATATGCGAATATGTACCCATTATTTAGCAACAGCCGGAAGGAAAAGCTCACTCGTGCCGGAGTAAATTACATACTAGCCAAATATGCGATGCAGGCCAGGACCAAAAATCCATCCATGATACCAGAAAAGTTAAGTTGCCACACTTTAAGGCACTCCAAGGCCATGCATTTGCTTCAGTCGGGTGTCAATCTGGTATATATACGTGATATTCTTGGACACACATCTATCCAGGTCACAGAGGTTTATGCTAGAACAGATTCCCGTCAAAAGCGCGCAGCAATTGAAAAAGCTTATACGGATGTAACACCAGAAGCAACACCGATATGGTTAGCCAATGACGATTTATTAGAATGGCTAAAGTCTTTTTCTAAATAA